DNA sequence from the Callospermophilus lateralis isolate mCalLat2 chromosome 2, mCalLat2.hap1, whole genome shotgun sequence genome:
TCTTTCTCATGTTCCCTGCAGGCTTCTGGTTGGAGGAGTTATCCTCCCCTAGGTCCAACCAGCACTATTTGGGAATCTTAGTCTTTGAGCAAGTGGTTTGGaaggaattaaaaagaaaaaaggtggtGACTGTATTGGCACAGTGGAGAAGAACCACTTAACTCTTGGGGATGCCCACCCTCCAGCTACAACTTCCTCATTCCACTCTTGAACCTCTGCCAAAAGCTGAACACTGAGGACAGAACCATGACCCATCGCCAAAGTATTCCTTCAGTAGAATCAGAGTCTCAAAAAGCATCACAGCAACAGGATGCAAGCCAACCTCACTGGAGTGCCTCCCGGTGAACAGCTCTCTCCAAACAGCTGTACTCCTTTGTGTTGTACCCACTCTCCAGCCTCCACTCCAAAAGGAAAAGGGCAAAGAGGATTATTCAAATGCTTTCCACCTCATAGACtgccatgaaataaaaaaaaaaaaaagatcctgccCAGAGTTCTAGCTAATTCCCCCCAGAAAGTATTTCCTCCTACCTTCCAGAAAGTTCTCTCAGTTTGGATGTCAACTTTCCACTTCTCAGCTTCTTCCCTGGATCTCTTCAGGTTTTGCAACATTTCCTGAAACTTCTCCTGTGAGaaaagaatcacaccagagtcaaGGGAAGAACTTTCTTAGCACCTAGAGAGAGGATAAAcctggaagaaatcaggttggtcTCAGAAGAAACTAGAGCTTTCAGAAACTGTGTGAACAGACAATGGTAATCTATGAATCGGAAGAAATCCTGTGGTGGAAGGTGTCTTCTCTAAGTCTCTGGTAATAATGTTACCAACCTCTCACCAACAGTAGTCTAAATATTTTTGCACTAGAAGAGGAACCTGATGTTGCAGCAAGGAAAGAACTCCTATACCAACCCTTCTCATTCACTCTTCTGCTGAAAGAGCTTTTCTTGGACTCTCAATCTCCACCCATCTAGCACAAGGCACTGTATTTTTATGCTCCCTGTCCAAGAGTTTCTACTCCAGGCTTAGCAATTAAGTGAAGGTAAAAATTCATCCTTTAGGCCTCAGAAAGTAAGCATAGCATAGCGTAGAAACAAATCACAGGCATCAGTTCCATGTCACAATGTAATTAGACTAGAGTGTAAAGAGGAGATATGGTCTCTGTCCTCCCTCCACCTGATCTCTTACCTGGTACTCCTGGACAACCTCCTCCAAGAGGAATGTGGAGTGTCCACGGTGCTCCTGAGAACGCTCACAAAGCCAGCAAATGACCGTCTTGTCCTTCTTACAGAAGAGTAGGAGTTTCTCTCCATGGCGTGCACAGTGAtacaccttctgctcctcctctggGTTCAGCTTGACGCCCCTGAGCCTCTCCACTATGTTGGCCACATGCCGATTAGGCCGCAGGTTCTCAAACTGGTAACTGATTCTGCACACAGGGCAGCTGCTCTCCTCTTTTTGACTCATCATGGACTCATAGTTTGATGTGATGCAGGCCTGGCAGAAGCTGTGGCCACAGTCAAGGCTCAGAGGTTGTGTCAGGAGATCCAGGCAGATGGGGCAGGTCACCTCCTCCTTTACATTCCCCAGGATTGCTGAAGCCATAGCATCTGTTTTCCTGTTCCTGTCTGTCCTGACTTCTGAGATTCCTCCTGCTCAGATTCCTACATGATTGGAAGATTAAAAGTGGGCAGAGTAAGAAAGGTTGAAATAGAATGGATACTGACTATGTAGAAATGATAATAGACCCagaccaaaatttttaaaaaagaggagaAACAAAGAACAGAGTTTGGTAACATGATGTAAGATCTTTTCATAATAAATATCAAGTAGGTCACGTCACAAGATAAATTTCATATATGTAACGACTATTATTTCCCTTTACTATTACTGGAAAGGCAGAGAAATAGAGGCCTGTTCTAGCAAGAATTTTGTGAAACCTACCATCTATCCTTGCCTGTTTTTCCCCAGGCCAAAAACACATCCTCAATTTTAAAAGCACCAAACCACTTATGCCTCAGGCGTTTCAACCTTGTTCTTTCCTAGTACAGAAAGCTCCCTGATATTAGTATGACTCCTTACCTGTTATCACAAAGAACTGCTCTGACTACCTTACCAAGAGTTCAAACACCATCATCTCTGATACTTATGCAATGCTATTTTTTCTTATCagcacataataaataaaaatgagtgtGTGCTCCTGGAAGTGTGTCTGAACCTCATAAATTATAATCCTTTCACTAGATGTGTGAATAGAGATACTAAGTGACTTACTATTTTCAATGTGATTTATCTTCAATACATTGAGGTGAGAGGAACTTATTCCATTTAGGGTCCATTTAGAAGTCTCCTCTCTACATTACAGTTAATCCAAGACAAAAGAGCTAACTGCATAGTTACCTGTTAGTCTTGTAATCATTCTACAAAATGTCACTGACGATGTGTTAGCAACTAGATTAAATATCAAAAACGTAAGATGAGCCCAAGCACAGTATAAACAACTAGGGATTAATCAACTGGACAGGCATAGTAAATTAAACAGCCAGAAGGAGCAGACATGACAAACACTACTAGAGATATGGGCAAGTTGCTGCAAGACTAAATAAAAGGGACAAATAGAAGATTTTCCAAGAATTCCAAGGTGAAAACAAAGGTTTAACAAACCTAAAAAGCATGAAGGggaatatgggatgaaaaagggtgTTAGGTAAAATAAATCACCCTTATGAAGAGCCTACTCATGTATGACACAAGCTCTTCAATGTTTTTGAAATTGCTAGcataggctgggtgtggtggcatgtgcctgtaatccccacCTCGGGAAGTCAAGGCAGGAAGATCGAAAGTTTGAgaacagtctcagcaacttggtgcAGACTTAGGCAACTTGTTGAGACCCTTtctcacaataaaaaattaataaaagggctacggatgtggcttagtagttaagcacccGATGGTCCAATTACCAGTacctaagtaaataaacaaatgaacaaaattgcCAGAATGCCTGATGTACAGTGAGTTGTAGGGCTTTGGTATCATATAAGTCTGCAGGAAACAGAAAATGTGACACTTCTCAATTATATAACACTTAAGGACTATTTTCTAATAATAGGGAGAAAAATATCAGTCTAAAAAAGTTCCTGTGTCACCCCaaacagagctttgcctgaatcaTGCAACTGTGTGTACTAGGGCCAATCTGACAGTGTGCCTACCTCTCAGGGAAGCAGAGCCCCCATTGAACTAGTTCATCCTGCTCTTCAGGCCAAAGAGCAGAGGTGCCCTTCTTCCTCAGAACCAAATTTGCACTCTGGAATCGGAGCTGCTGGGGCACCCAGCCTAATGGGAGTGGAGTCATCTCTGTGCCATACCATCTTTGAGGCCTGAGCTGCTGTGGTGCCCCAACTTCTCAGGACAGGGTGTTATCACTGCGCTGTTCCTGAGATGGGAACTGCAAGGCCTGAGCCACAGCTGTGGCCCACCATTCCTAGGTCTTTGCTGCTGCTGCACCATGGCCCCCAGAGCCTGGGCTTCCTCAGAATCCTACTGTCTTGGTCCATATTTGTGCTGCTACAAAAAAATACCTGAGACTttgtaattctttaaaaaaaacaacaacaacaaaaacatttatttcttaGGTTGTAAGGGCTAGAAGGTCCAAGATTAGAGATCTATGTCTGCTGAAGCTTTCTTGGGCATCATCTTGGGGCAAAAAGAAGTAAAGCGCATACATGAAAGAGACAGAATATGAGACAAGTGGGAAGGAGGCCAAACTCATCAGCACCTCACTCCCATGCTAACTCTCTCCTGTAATAacagcattaatgcattaatgAGGACAGAGCCTCATGATCTCATCACTTAGAGGGCCCACCTGTCAACAGCATTGGGGATTCATTTACAACATGTAAATTTTGGCATAGATTCGAGGGTTTGCCCCATTCTACCCCATGTCAGAGCCATAGCTATATGTCCTCTCCCTGGGTCTCAGCTGCTAGGATAGACCTCAGAGTCTGAGGGTAGAGTTGTACGGGTGACCTACATAGACCCTGGTTAATGATCTCATGGACCAGAAGTTCCTAAGTGCCACAGAAGTTGGTTCCACAAGTCTCTAAGTCCAGGATCCTGGCTCTGCAGCCACTCTGAACATATGTACCCTAGAACCCAAGTGGCATCTAAAAGCTACAGATGGGACACCAGCTGTGTTGCCATGGCTGTTGCCACAAGTTCTCGCAGTGcaggccactgagtcacattcagaCTTTGCCCATTGATCACAGCTGACAGAGCTACATGAAGACTCCACCATTATGCCGACCTAAAACCAGAGCCACCCCGCCCTGTTCAAGTGGCACTCGTGTAGTCACCTGAAGTGAAAGTCTTTCCCCACAAAAGATAATCTGCAAAGCTAACGTGCAGACAGCCACATGTATACTCAAGAAGTGtgaaaaagcaaagaaagaggAATCTATCAAAGGAACCTCCAGTAACTGACCCCAAGGAAATGAAAATCTACAAACTGCACCCAAAGCAATTCAAAATAACAACGAGCAAAGGAGAAAGTCAGCAAACTTAATAAAAGAGCCACAGAGAAATATTGGAACTGAAAAATTcaacaaaggaaattaaaattgCAGGAGAGAATTTCAACAGTAGATTAGCTcaggcag
Encoded proteins:
- the Trim5 gene encoding tripartite motif-containing protein 5 isoform X2: MASAILGNVKEEVTCPICLDLLTQPLSLDCGHSFCQACITSNYESMMSQKEESSCPVCRISYQFENLRPNRHVANIVERLRGVKLNPEEEQKVYHCARHGEKLLLFCKKDKTVICWLCERSQEHRGHSTFLLEEVVQEYQEKFQEMLQNLKRSREEAEKWKVDIQTERTFWKNKIQSEVENVQIEFGKLRDILQSEEEQEIQKLKNEEEVIMNSLTESESELIQQSQLVKDFISDLEHRLGGSTVEMLQDMNDVMRRSKDLMLRKPETFPKEHRRVFRAPDLKGMLQVSQELTDVQRYWERKQKKKRKDAWSGY
- the Trim5 gene encoding tripartite motif-containing protein 5 isoform X3, which encodes MASAILGNVKEEVTCPICLDLLTQPLSLDCGHSFCQACITSNYESMMSQKEESSCPVCRISYQFENLRPNRHVANIVERLRGVKLNPEEEQKVYHCARHGEKLLLFCKKDKTVICWLCERSQEHRGHSTFLLEEVVQEYQEKFQEMLQNLKRSREEAEKWKVDIQTERTFWKNKIQSEVENVQIEFGKLRDILQSEEEQEIQKLKNEEEVIMNSLTESESELIQQSQLVKDFISDLEHRLGGSTVEMLQDMNDVMRRSKDLMLRKPETFPKEHRRVFRAPDLKGMLQVSQELTDVQRYWVSYGN